In Fusarium oxysporum Fo47 chromosome VII, complete sequence, the following proteins share a genomic window:
- a CDS encoding aldehyde dehydrogenase domain-containing protein produces the protein MASYQTKSRAFNLKDNYVQIINGKSAPTEKTHRGINPATLEQKLEVPIATQENVNQAVEAGKMAFKSWSKVPWNERKNKLLAFADAFGAQMKEFADLLVSEQGKTIDQALFETGGAIHWIKGQANLELPEEAIEDSETRKIVTRYTPLGVAAAIVPWNFPLMLAAAKIAPAVLSGNVIILKPSPFTPYCGLKLVELAQQFFPPGVVQSLSGDDNLGPWITSHPGVDKISFTGSTQTGKLVMQSASKTLKRVTLELGGNDAAIVFPDVDIEKVAQKVSTLAFANSGQICASIKRVYVHESIYEKFRDAFVKHVKTYKLGDGSVKGITHGPIQNEMQYNRVKTFFDDIEKEGWKVATGGKFDSAPKNGYFITPTVIDNPPDNSRIVVEEPFGPILPLLSFKDEEEVIQRANDTPMGLGGSIWSSNLETAERVAKSLEAGTVWLNNHFEISPMAPFAGHKESGIGAEWGVPGLKGFCNPQTIVFQKGAI, from the exons atggcttcttACCAAACAAAGTCTCGGGCGTTCAACCTCAAGGACAACTATgtccagatcatcaatgGCAAGAGTGCCCCAACCGAAAAGACCCATCGTGGCATAAACCCTGCCACTCTTGAGCAGAAGCTAGAGGTCCCCATCGCCACCCAGGAGAACGTCAACCAAGCAGTCGAGGCAGGCAAAATGGCTTTCAAGTCTTGGTCAAAGGTGCCATGGAACGAGCGCAAGAACAAATTGCTTGCGTTTGCAGATGCTTTCGGTGCTCAGATGAAGGAATTCGCAGACCTCCTCGTCTCTGAGCAGGGCAAGACT ATTGATCAAGCATTGTTTGAGACAGGTGGTGCTATCCACTGGATCAAGGGACAGGCTAACCTCGAACTACCTGAGGAAGCCATCGAAGACAGCGAGACCCGCAAAATCGTAACACGGTATACGCCTCTTGGTGTAGCCGCCGCCATTGTTCCTTGGAACTTTCCCCTCATGCTGGCAGCTGCAAAGATCGCCCCCGCAGTCCTCTCAGGAAACGTCATTATCTTGAAGCCCTC CCCTTTTACTCCCTACTGTGGACTCAAGCTTGTTGAGTTGGCGCAGCAGTTCTTCCCTCCTGGTGTTGTGCAGTCGCTCAGTGGTGATGATAACCTAGGGCCTTGGATTACGAGCCACCCCGGCGTTGATAAGATTAGCTTTACTGGTTCAACACAAACTGGAAAGCTAGTTATGCAAAGTGCCAGTAAGACACTCAAGCGTGTGACACTCGAGCT CGGTGGTAACGATGCTGCGATCGTATTTCCCGATGTAGATATCGAGAAGGTGGCCCAGAAG GTCTCAACGCTTGCTTTCGCGAACTCGGGTCAGATCTGCGCCAGCATCAAGCGAGTCTACGTCCACGAGTCTATCTACGAAAAGTTCCGTGATGCTTTTGTCAAGCACGTGAAGACCTATAAGCTAGGCGATGGTTCAGTCAAGGGAATTACCCATGGTCCTATCCAAAACGAGATGCAGTACAATAGAGTCAAGACCTTCTTCGATgacattgagaaggagggctGGAAGGTCGCTACCGGAGGAAAGTTCGATTCTGCTCCTAAGAACGGATACTTTATCACACCTACTGTGATTGACAACCCTCCCGACAACTCACGAATCGTTGTCGAAGAACCCTTTG GCCCCATCCTCCCGCTTCTCTCGttcaaggatgaagaggaagtcaTCCAGCGCGCCAATGACACGCCCATGGGCCTTGGCGGCTCAATTTGGTCGAGCAATCTCGAAACTGCTGAACGAGTGGCCAAGTCCCTTGAAGCCGGAACTGTCTGGCTTAACAACCACTTCGAGATTAGTCCAATGGCACCTTTTGCAGGACACAAGGAGTCCGGAATCGGGGCTGAGTGGGGTGTCCCTGGACTCAAGGGCTTTTGCAACCCTCAGACTATTGTCTTCCAGAAGGGTGCTATTTGA